A single region of the Vicia villosa cultivar HV-30 ecotype Madison, WI linkage group LG4, Vvil1.0, whole genome shotgun sequence genome encodes:
- the LOC131598835 gene encoding probable polygalacturonase At3g15720 isoform X2, which translates to MEVQFVVFVMFVIVASSSCLCVRLTSDDLSHSFNVLDYGAVGNGKNDESRAFMDAWKDACSAIYESSTLLIPKEKTFMLQPMWFMGPCNSPTIYVKLEGIIIAPSTIEAWKWPNENDRGSWIRFSEIRGLVIYGGGLIDGKGAPWWDCYSNAMCESENPTALHFHACENLILRGLTHINSPRNHISLNACHGSRISKLHIIAPNESPNTDGIDIAESTNVIIENSKMETGDDCIAINHGSTSIDIVGIFCGPGHGISVGSLGRNGAEESVEKIYVRNCTFNRTTNGARIKTWMGGNGYARKVTFEDIILIEANNPVIIDQEYNPYDSLYGNGVKVSDVTFRNIRGTSISKHAIQLHCDGSISCTNIILEGINITSSIGDEVHASCKNVNGICTSCIPYVPCLSQE; encoded by the exons ATGGAAGTTCAATTTGTTGTTTTTGTAATGTTTGTTATTGTTGCTTCTTCATCTTGTTTATGTGTTAGATTAACATCAGATGATTTAAGTCACAGCTTCAATGTTCTTGACTATGGTGCTGTTGGGAATGGCAAAAATGATGAATCAAGG GCTTTTATGGATGCATGGAAAGATGCATGTAGTGCAATTTATGAGAGTTCAACACTTCTTATACCTAAAGAAAAAACATTCATGTTGCAACCTATGTGGTTTATGGGTCCTTGCAATTCTCCAACTATTTATGTAAAG CTTGAGGGAATTATCATAGCTCCAAGCACCATTGAAGCTTGGAAATGGCCCAATGAGAATGATAGAGGCTCATGGATACGTTTCTCAGAGATAAGAGGGCTTGTTATTTATGGAGGTGGACTCATTGATGGCAAAGGTGCTCCATGGTGGGATTGCTATTCTAATGCCATGTGTGAAAGTGAAAATCCAACT GCTCTTCATTTTCACGCATGTGAAAATCTAATTCTAAGGGGATTAACTCATATCAACAGCCCAAGAAATCATATAAGTTTAAACGCATGTCATGGCTCACGAATCTCTAAATTGCATATTATCGCGCCAAATGAAAGCCCTAACACTGATGGAATTGACATTGCTGAATCAACCAACGTCATCATTGAGAATTCAAAGATGGAAACTG GTGATGATTGTATTGCAATTAATCATGGTTCCACATCGATTGATATTGTTGGCATTTTTTGTGGACCTGGCCATGGCATAAG TGTTGGGAGCCTAGGAAGAAATGGAGCTGAAGAATCAGTGGAAAAGATTTATGTGCGAAATTGCaccttcaacagaacaacaaatGGAGCCAGAATCAAGACATGGATg GGAGGAAATGGGTATGCAAGAAAAGTGACATTTGAGGATATCATACTTATTGAAGCTAACAATCCAGTGATTATTGATCAAGAATACAATCCATATGATAGTTTATACGGTAATGGTGTTAAAGTGAGTGATGTAACCTTTCGCAACATAAGAGGAACATCAATTTCTAAACATGCAATTCAATTACATTGTGATGGATCCATAAGTTGCACAAACATTATACTTGAAGGGATTAACATAACATCTTCAATAGGAGACGAAGTTCACGCATCATGCAAAAATGTAAATGGGATATGTACTTCATGTATTCCATATGTTCCATGTCTTTCTCAAGAATGA
- the LOC131598835 gene encoding probable polygalacturonase At3g15720 isoform X3, producing MDAWKDACSAIYESSTLLIPKEKTFMLQPMWFMGPCNSPTIYVKLEGIIIAPSTIEAWKWPNENDRGSWIRFSEIRGLVIYGGGLIDGKGAPWWDCYSNAMCESENPTALHFHACENLILRGLTHINSPRNHISLNACHGSRISKLHIIAPNESPNTDGIDIAESTNVIIENSKMETGDDCIAINHGSTSIDIVGIFCGPGHGISVGSLGRNGAEESVEKIYVRNCTFNRTTNGARIKTWMVKFIFLHGDIKGGNGYARKVTFEDIILIEANNPVIIDQEYNPYDSLYGNGVKVSDVTFRNIRGTSISKHAIQLHCDGSISCTNIILEGINITSSIGDEVHASCKNVNGICTSCIPYVPCLSQE from the exons ATGGATGCATGGAAAGATGCATGTAGTGCAATTTATGAGAGTTCAACACTTCTTATACCTAAAGAAAAAACATTCATGTTGCAACCTATGTGGTTTATGGGTCCTTGCAATTCTCCAACTATTTATGTAAAG CTTGAGGGAATTATCATAGCTCCAAGCACCATTGAAGCTTGGAAATGGCCCAATGAGAATGATAGAGGCTCATGGATACGTTTCTCAGAGATAAGAGGGCTTGTTATTTATGGAGGTGGACTCATTGATGGCAAAGGTGCTCCATGGTGGGATTGCTATTCTAATGCCATGTGTGAAAGTGAAAATCCAACT GCTCTTCATTTTCACGCATGTGAAAATCTAATTCTAAGGGGATTAACTCATATCAACAGCCCAAGAAATCATATAAGTTTAAACGCATGTCATGGCTCACGAATCTCTAAATTGCATATTATCGCGCCAAATGAAAGCCCTAACACTGATGGAATTGACATTGCTGAATCAACCAACGTCATCATTGAGAATTCAAAGATGGAAACTG GTGATGATTGTATTGCAATTAATCATGGTTCCACATCGATTGATATTGTTGGCATTTTTTGTGGACCTGGCCATGGCATAAG TGTTGGGAGCCTAGGAAGAAATGGAGCTGAAGAATCAGTGGAAAAGATTTATGTGCGAAATTGCaccttcaacagaacaacaaatGGAGCCAGAATCAAGACATGGATggtaaaatttatttttctacaTGGTGATATAAAG GGAGGAAATGGGTATGCAAGAAAAGTGACATTTGAGGATATCATACTTATTGAAGCTAACAATCCAGTGATTATTGATCAAGAATACAATCCATATGATAGTTTATACGGTAATGGTGTTAAAGTGAGTGATGTAACCTTTCGCAACATAAGAGGAACATCAATTTCTAAACATGCAATTCAATTACATTGTGATGGATCCATAAGTTGCACAAACATTATACTTGAAGGGATTAACATAACATCTTCAATAGGAGACGAAGTTCACGCATCATGCAAAAATGTAAATGGGATATGTACTTCATGTATTCCATATGTTCCATGTCTTTCTCAAGAATGA
- the LOC131596790 gene encoding uncharacterized protein LOC131596790: MDKVRGFSASTGLHADQHPKKYNLFWGVDDDTINQIQQETDFAIGNMPFKYLGVPLTSKKLTIFQCQPLIEKMLTRLRHWSTRLLSYARRTQLLKSVIFSIANYWMQIFPLPKEVISHINSICRSFLWTGKEHISRKAPVASDYLSNPIAAGGLNLISLMEWNKATIGKLLWNVCEKKDKLWNSWIHTYYIKKIRSSYLLS; encoded by the coding sequence ATGGATAAAGTTCGTGGATTCTCAGCTTCTACGGGACTGCATGCAGATCAGCATCCCAAAAAGTATAATTTATTTTGGGGTGTGGATGATGATACCATTAATCAAATTCAACAAGAAACCGACTTTGCTATTGGAAATATGCCTTTCAAGTACCTTGGTGTCCCTCTAACCAGCAAGAAGTTAACCATTTTCCAATGTCAGCCTTTGATTGAGAAAATGCTTACTAGATTGAGACATTGGAGCACAAGATTACTATCGTATGCACGAAGAACCCAATTACTGAAGAGTGTCATTTTCTCTATTGCAAACTATTGGATGCAGATTTTTCCGCTCCCTAAAGAAGTTATTTCTCACATTAATAGTATTTGCAGGAGCTTCCTCTGGACAGGTAAAGAGCACATATCCAGGAAAGCACCTGTTGCTTCGGATTATCTGAGTAATCCTATAGCTGCTGGTGGGCTAAATCTGATCTCTCTCATGGAATGGAATAAAGCAACTATTGGTAAGCTTCTCTGGAATGTTTGTGAaaaaaaggacaagttgtggaACTCTTGGATTCAcacttattatataaaaaaaatcagatcCTCATACCTTTTATCCTAG
- the LOC131598835 gene encoding probable polygalacturonase At3g15720 isoform X1 has product MEVQFVVFVMFVIVASSSCLCVRLTSDDLSHSFNVLDYGAVGNGKNDESRAFMDAWKDACSAIYESSTLLIPKEKTFMLQPMWFMGPCNSPTIYVKLEGIIIAPSTIEAWKWPNENDRGSWIRFSEIRGLVIYGGGLIDGKGAPWWDCYSNAMCESENPTALHFHACENLILRGLTHINSPRNHISLNACHGSRISKLHIIAPNESPNTDGIDIAESTNVIIENSKMETGDDCIAINHGSTSIDIVGIFCGPGHGISVGSLGRNGAEESVEKIYVRNCTFNRTTNGARIKTWMVKFIFLHGDIKGGNGYARKVTFEDIILIEANNPVIIDQEYNPYDSLYGNGVKVSDVTFRNIRGTSISKHAIQLHCDGSISCTNIILEGINITSSIGDEVHASCKNVNGICTSCIPYVPCLSQE; this is encoded by the exons ATGGAAGTTCAATTTGTTGTTTTTGTAATGTTTGTTATTGTTGCTTCTTCATCTTGTTTATGTGTTAGATTAACATCAGATGATTTAAGTCACAGCTTCAATGTTCTTGACTATGGTGCTGTTGGGAATGGCAAAAATGATGAATCAAGG GCTTTTATGGATGCATGGAAAGATGCATGTAGTGCAATTTATGAGAGTTCAACACTTCTTATACCTAAAGAAAAAACATTCATGTTGCAACCTATGTGGTTTATGGGTCCTTGCAATTCTCCAACTATTTATGTAAAG CTTGAGGGAATTATCATAGCTCCAAGCACCATTGAAGCTTGGAAATGGCCCAATGAGAATGATAGAGGCTCATGGATACGTTTCTCAGAGATAAGAGGGCTTGTTATTTATGGAGGTGGACTCATTGATGGCAAAGGTGCTCCATGGTGGGATTGCTATTCTAATGCCATGTGTGAAAGTGAAAATCCAACT GCTCTTCATTTTCACGCATGTGAAAATCTAATTCTAAGGGGATTAACTCATATCAACAGCCCAAGAAATCATATAAGTTTAAACGCATGTCATGGCTCACGAATCTCTAAATTGCATATTATCGCGCCAAATGAAAGCCCTAACACTGATGGAATTGACATTGCTGAATCAACCAACGTCATCATTGAGAATTCAAAGATGGAAACTG GTGATGATTGTATTGCAATTAATCATGGTTCCACATCGATTGATATTGTTGGCATTTTTTGTGGACCTGGCCATGGCATAAG TGTTGGGAGCCTAGGAAGAAATGGAGCTGAAGAATCAGTGGAAAAGATTTATGTGCGAAATTGCaccttcaacagaacaacaaatGGAGCCAGAATCAAGACATGGATggtaaaatttatttttctacaTGGTGATATAAAG GGAGGAAATGGGTATGCAAGAAAAGTGACATTTGAGGATATCATACTTATTGAAGCTAACAATCCAGTGATTATTGATCAAGAATACAATCCATATGATAGTTTATACGGTAATGGTGTTAAAGTGAGTGATGTAACCTTTCGCAACATAAGAGGAACATCAATTTCTAAACATGCAATTCAATTACATTGTGATGGATCCATAAGTTGCACAAACATTATACTTGAAGGGATTAACATAACATCTTCAATAGGAGACGAAGTTCACGCATCATGCAAAAATGTAAATGGGATATGTACTTCATGTATTCCATATGTTCCATGTCTTTCTCAAGAATGA